In Wolinella succinogenes DSM 1740, a single genomic region encodes these proteins:
- the hpf gene encoding ribosome hibernation-promoting factor, HPF/YfiA family, producing MNISIVGRHFELTDPIKEHIEGLFYSLEKYNLDILHCRAIISGEEKRGKKGFVVDFTISLAKTNTVVIRQRDKDVYAAADLAIERAHKVLRRHHDKINYKHATPIEEMGAEQILKDEAFEAYGSDDEIVPMDLDLHKPLEIEDALERLKSSSQQFFVFNDMDGRMRVLYKRTDAKYGLY from the coding sequence ATGAACATTAGTATCGTCGGAAGACACTTCGAATTGACCGATCCTATCAAGGAGCATATTGAGGGCTTGTTCTACTCCCTAGAGAAATATAACCTCGATATTTTGCACTGCAGGGCGATCATTTCCGGCGAAGAGAAGCGTGGCAAGAAGGGCTTTGTAGTGGATTTCACCATCTCTTTGGCCAAGACCAACACCGTGGTGATTCGACAGCGAGACAAAGATGTCTATGCCGCCGCTGATTTGGCGATCGAACGCGCCCACAAGGTGCTCCGCCGCCATCATGACAAGATCAACTACAAACACGCCACCCCCATCGAAGAGATGGGCGCCGAGCAGATTCTAAAAGATGAAGCTTTTGAGGCGTATGGGAGCGATGATGAGATCGTCCCTATGGATCTTGACCTCCACAAGCCCCTTGAAATTGAGGATGCTTTAGAGCGACTCAAAAGTAGCTCTCAGCAATTCTTTGTCTTTAATGACATGGATGGTCGCATGAGGGTTCTCTACAAAAGAACAGATGCCAAATACGGTCTTTATTGA
- a CDS encoding sugar phosphate nucleotidyltransferase, whose translation MKALILAAGRGSRLAPLADHVPKCLVQYQGEPILKYELDSLLQCGIDEIGIVGGYRFEVLKHYIEKNYSKKANFSFFFNELHSSTNMVHTFFCARDFLDEELILSYSDILYSPPIVRALQKSEGEVNVVIDKAWQKLWEQRFENPLEDAETLKIREGRIKEIGKKPQTLEEIEGQYMGLLKFSKEFLPRLICYYEGLDRERLYDGKDYSNMYMTSLLQGLIETFDNVLPVLIEGGWGEIDAPSDLEIDLRLAK comes from the coding sequence ATGAAAGCATTGATTTTAGCCGCAGGAAGAGGAAGCCGATTGGCTCCCCTAGCCGATCATGTGCCCAAATGCCTTGTCCAATATCAGGGCGAGCCTATCTTGAAGTATGAGCTTGATTCTCTTCTTCAGTGCGGGATTGATGAGATTGGAATCGTAGGTGGGTATCGTTTTGAGGTGCTCAAGCACTACATAGAGAAAAACTACTCCAAAAAAGCAAACTTCAGCTTTTTTTTCAATGAGCTCCACAGCTCGACCAATATGGTGCACACTTTTTTCTGTGCACGCGATTTTTTGGATGAGGAGCTTATCCTCTCTTACTCAGACATCTTATACTCTCCCCCCATCGTGCGAGCCCTCCAAAAATCAGAGGGCGAAGTGAATGTGGTGATTGATAAGGCATGGCAAAAGCTGTGGGAGCAGAGATTTGAGAATCCGCTAGAGGATGCCGAGACGCTAAAAATAAGGGAGGGGCGAATCAAAGAGATAGGCAAAAAGCCCCAAACTTTAGAGGAGATTGAGGGGCAGTACATGGGATTGCTCAAGTTCTCCAAGGAGTTTTTGCCACGACTCATTTGCTATTATGAGGGGCTAGATAGGGAGCGGCTCTATGATGGAAAAGATTACTCCAATATGTATATGACCAGCCTATTGCAGGGGTTGATCGAAACATTTGATAATGTTTTGCCCGTGCTCATTGAGGGGGGATGGGGGGAGATTGACGCCCCTAGCGATTTGGAGATTGATTTGCGATTGGCTAAATAG
- a CDS encoding phosphoribosyltransferase yields the protein MLYYSYEMFRDDMKELVTRLDYKPEAVLGITRGGLTMAHFLGIAMDMREVYTINAVSYFNKQQDEDIKIFNIPNLGDAKQVLIVDEIVDSGKSMRKILEVLTEINPDVEFKTAVLFHKPTAIYTPDFYIREATEWIEFFWEVDILAPKEER from the coding sequence ATGCTCTATTATAGCTATGAGATGTTCCGCGATGATATGAAAGAGTTGGTCACAAGACTTGATTATAAACCCGAAGCGGTGCTTGGAATCACGCGAGGTGGGCTCACGATGGCGCATTTTTTGGGTATTGCGATGGATATGCGCGAAGTCTACACGATCAATGCCGTCTCCTATTTCAACAAACAGCAAGATGAGGATATCAAGATTTTCAACATTCCCAATCTAGGCGATGCCAAGCAGGTGCTCATTGTCGATGAGATTGTGGATAGCGGGAAGAGCATGAGAAAGATTCTAGAGGTGCTCACCGAGATCAACCCTGATGTAGAGTTCAAAACAGCGGTGCTTTTTCATAAGCCCACCGCGATCTATACGCCCGATTTTTATATTCGTGAGGCGACGGAGTGGATCGAATTTTTCTGGGAGGTGGATATCCTTGCCCCCAAAGAGGAGCGCTAA
- a CDS encoding calcium/sodium antiporter — protein MLENAGLFLGGLLLLIFGADWLVRGASKLAFKLGISPLVVGLTVVAFGTSAPELAINIQSSLGGQPDLALGNVVGSNIFNVLFILGLSALITPLLVDRQLIRLDVPLMLVASLAVYLLALDGNLSTLEGGLLFGSMLFYLIFIIRQSRHENQANDSQESSQSSPIPSKLDLLPFQLLLILAGLAALVLGSGWLVGGAVAFARHFGVSELIIGLTIVAAGTSMPEVATSIMAALKGERDIAVGNVVGSNIFNLLSVLGLTSLLVPGGIPISTAALGFDLPVMVVVAFATLPIFFTGQIIDRWEGGIFLFYYIAYTLYLIMDATSHDLLPLFGTTMLYFIAPLTLITLYLLFYREKRRSKGR, from the coding sequence ATGCTTGAGAATGCGGGACTTTTTTTGGGCGGGTTGTTACTGCTCATTTTTGGGGCTGATTGGCTAGTGAGGGGAGCTTCAAAGCTCGCCTTCAAACTAGGCATCTCCCCTTTGGTGGTGGGGCTCACCGTTGTTGCCTTTGGCACAAGTGCCCCTGAGCTAGCGATCAACATCCAATCCTCCCTTGGAGGCCAACCTGATCTCGCGCTAGGGAATGTGGTCGGGAGCAATATCTTTAATGTCCTTTTCATTCTAGGACTCTCCGCACTCATCACGCCCCTCTTGGTGGATAGACAGCTGATTCGCCTCGATGTTCCCCTTATGTTAGTTGCCTCTTTAGCGGTCTATCTTCTCGCCCTAGATGGGAATCTAAGCACTCTTGAGGGAGGCTTGCTCTTTGGTTCCATGCTCTTTTACCTCATCTTCATCATCCGACAAAGCCGCCACGAAAATCAAGCCAACGATTCCCAAGAATCTTCTCAGTCCTCCCCCATCCCCTCCAAGCTTGATCTACTCCCTTTTCAACTCCTTCTCATTCTCGCAGGATTAGCGGCTTTGGTGCTTGGATCAGGATGGTTGGTGGGGGGAGCGGTGGCTTTTGCGCGCCACTTTGGAGTCAGCGAGCTCATCATCGGTCTCACCATCGTGGCAGCAGGCACCTCCATGCCTGAAGTGGCCACCTCCATCATGGCTGCCCTCAAAGGAGAGCGAGATATCGCTGTGGGCAATGTGGTCGGGAGTAACATCTTCAACCTTCTCTCCGTCCTAGGTCTCACCTCACTCCTCGTCCCCGGCGGGATTCCCATCTCCACAGCCGCCCTAGGCTTTGACCTCCCCGTGATGGTGGTGGTTGCTTTTGCGACACTCCCTATCTTCTTCACAGGACAAATCATCGACCGCTGGGAGGGGGGAATCTTCCTCTTTTACTACATCGCCTACACACTCTATCTCATCATGGATGCGACCTCACACGACCTCTTGCCCCTTTTTGGCACCACGATGCTCTATTTCATCGCCCCTCTCACCCTCATTACGCTCTATCTTCTCTTTTATCGAGAAAAGCGCCGCTCCAAAGGGCGCTAA
- a CDS encoding heavy metal translocating P-type ATPase has translation MKRLCDHCHLEYEEEALFSEEIEGQKRYFCCKGCQGVYHLLRSSGLENFYEKVGDRKLAPPKENFLESSRFDSEAFGRKYVKEEEGMRRISLILEGIHCAACVWLNEKVLYQREGVIEVSINYTNNKASILWDPQRIKLSEIIDSIRSIGYDAYPYDPRLQEERANSERREYYTRMVVGIFCTMNIMWIAVAQYAGYFSGMDATVRHILNFASFVLCTPALFYSGWIFYRGAYFGLKHGFVTMDLLVASGATLAYLYSIYAALSGIGETYFESVTMIITFVLIGKFLEVKGKKSAVDALDSLNSQIPEAVIVVRGEERISLAPEEVEIGEVVEILPGERLALDGMLLSSKALMDESALSGESLPIQKSMGEMLLSGAINLQYAVQYRVSKSLNDSLLSSIIRLVEDSLGKKPQIEKRANELSRRFSTTILSLALLTFALWYGAIEAGFERSLVVAISVIVIACPCALALATPIASLVGLTESIKKKLLFKEARFLETMAKANLLLVDKTGTLTLGRPQVVREQQWGEMDRSLWLSLVQKSTHPVSVGVASYLKMQGITGIREFLEFEQIDSKGLRGVLEEGEILGGSLEFLREHGVALGGYEPSERTLFAVAFQGALRGVLELEDPLKPHAKESLEGIRAQGIEVVMLTGDHFAIAAKVAQTLEISEFHAAMNPLEKADFVEKMRQRGRVVVMAGDGINDALALSKSDIAVAMGQGTDVAIAVSDVVVLDDSLLALQEAFSLSHRTYRFIKQNIALSLTYNALTIPLAAMGYVIPLVAAASMSFSSLLVVGNSLRIKKG, from the coding sequence TTGAAGCGGCTTTGTGATCACTGCCACCTAGAGTATGAGGAAGAGGCGCTCTTTAGCGAAGAGATAGAGGGGCAAAAACGCTACTTTTGTTGCAAGGGGTGTCAAGGGGTCTATCATCTGCTTCGCTCCAGTGGACTAGAGAATTTCTACGAAAAGGTGGGAGATCGAAAGCTTGCCCCCCCTAAAGAGAATTTTCTCGAATCGAGTCGCTTTGATAGTGAGGCCTTTGGGCGCAAGTATGTCAAAGAAGAGGAGGGGATGCGGCGCATCTCTCTTATTTTGGAAGGGATTCACTGCGCGGCGTGCGTCTGGCTTAATGAAAAGGTTCTCTATCAGCGTGAGGGAGTGATCGAGGTCTCTATCAACTACACCAACAACAAAGCGTCGATTCTTTGGGATCCTCAGAGAATCAAGCTCTCTGAAATCATTGATAGCATCCGCTCCATTGGCTATGACGCCTATCCCTATGATCCAAGGCTCCAAGAGGAGCGTGCCAATAGCGAGCGCAGGGAGTATTACACGCGTATGGTAGTGGGAATCTTCTGCACCATGAATATCATGTGGATTGCCGTGGCGCAATACGCAGGTTACTTTAGTGGAATGGATGCGACCGTTCGCCATATTCTCAACTTTGCCTCTTTCGTGCTTTGCACGCCTGCGCTCTTTTATAGTGGCTGGATTTTTTATCGAGGGGCCTACTTTGGCCTCAAACATGGCTTTGTGACGATGGACTTGCTGGTTGCCTCTGGGGCAACGCTTGCCTACCTCTACTCCATTTATGCGGCATTGAGTGGGATTGGAGAGACCTATTTTGAATCGGTGACGATGATCATCACCTTTGTGCTCATTGGTAAATTTCTAGAGGTTAAGGGGAAAAAGAGCGCCGTGGATGCGCTAGATAGCCTCAATTCACAGATTCCTGAGGCGGTCATCGTGGTGAGAGGGGAGGAACGAATCTCCTTAGCTCCTGAAGAGGTGGAGATAGGGGAGGTGGTCGAGATTCTTCCCGGAGAGCGCTTGGCTTTGGATGGGATGCTTTTGAGCTCCAAGGCTTTGATGGATGAGAGTGCGTTAAGCGGAGAATCCCTGCCTATTCAAAAAAGCATGGGCGAGATGCTCCTCTCGGGCGCCATCAATCTTCAATACGCCGTGCAGTACCGAGTAAGTAAGAGCCTCAATGATTCGCTCTTATCTAGCATTATTCGCTTGGTCGAAGATTCTTTGGGCAAAAAACCTCAGATTGAAAAGCGTGCCAATGAGCTCTCTAGGCGTTTTTCCACCACCATCCTCTCTCTAGCACTTCTCACTTTTGCCCTCTGGTATGGGGCGATAGAAGCGGGTTTTGAGCGCTCCTTGGTGGTGGCTATTTCAGTGATAGTGATTGCCTGCCCATGCGCTCTAGCGCTCGCCACTCCTATTGCTTCGCTAGTGGGATTGACCGAATCGATCAAGAAAAAGCTCCTCTTTAAAGAGGCGCGATTCCTAGAGACGATGGCCAAGGCCAATCTTCTGCTCGTGGATAAGACGGGCACGCTCACTTTGGGACGCCCTCAGGTGGTGAGAGAGCAGCAATGGGGCGAGATGGATCGCTCTCTTTGGCTCTCGTTGGTGCAAAAGAGCACTCACCCCGTGAGTGTTGGGGTCGCCTCCTATCTCAAAATGCAAGGAATCACGGGTATAAGGGAGTTTCTAGAGTTTGAGCAGATCGATTCCAAGGGGCTTAGAGGAGTTTTGGAAGAGGGAGAGATTCTGGGGGGGAGTCTAGAGTTTTTAAGAGAGCATGGGGTGGCGCTAGGAGGGTATGAGCCAAGCGAGAGGACGCTTTTTGCCGTGGCATTCCAAGGAGCGCTTAGAGGAGTTTTAGAGCTTGAAGACCCGCTCAAGCCTCATGCCAAAGAGTCCCTAGAGGGAATTAGGGCGCAAGGGATAGAGGTGGTGATGCTCACGGGAGATCATTTTGCCATTGCGGCAAAAGTCGCCCAAACTCTCGAGATTAGCGAGTTTCATGCAGCGATGAATCCGTTAGAGAAGGCGGATTTTGTGGAAAAGATGCGCCAAAGGGGACGTGTTGTGGTGATGGCAGGTGATGGGATCAATGACGCCCTCGCCCTCTCTAAGAGTGATATTGCCGTGGCGATGGGGCAGGGGACGGATGTGGCGATTGCGGTGAGTGATGTGGTGGTGCTGGATGATTCGCTTTTGGCTCTCCAAGAGGCCTTTTCACTATCGCATCGCACCTATCGCTTTATCAAGCAAAATATCGCCCTCTCGCTCACCTACAACGCCCTCACGATTCCTTTGGCGGCCATGGGATATGTGATCCCCCTAGTGGCGGCGGCTTCCATGTCATTTAGCTCTCTTTTGGTAGTGGGAAATAGTTTGAGGATCAAGAAGGGGTAG
- a CDS encoding type 1 glutamine amidotransferase: MRRIGITQRLLETREYIETREALDVRWGELFYHLSWGMIPLSYAVPLEVYIKEFALEGVILSGGNDLNDFVSSPLNKKRDAYEKEILRYAKQYAFPLLGVCRGAQMIAYEGGSLLEFCEGHVGRHEIFWEEGEGEIIGSEHQLAIKELGAGLIPLARSCEGLVEAFRGEEAPLFGMMWHPERQDKRSAGTLKMVELFSQALQKRD; the protein is encoded by the coding sequence ATGAGGCGCATAGGAATCACGCAGCGACTTTTGGAGACTCGCGAATATATTGAGACAAGAGAGGCGCTGGATGTTCGATGGGGGGAGCTTTTTTATCATCTCTCTTGGGGGATGATTCCTCTTAGTTATGCGGTGCCTTTGGAGGTCTATATCAAGGAATTCGCGCTAGAAGGGGTGATTTTAAGCGGAGGGAATGATCTGAATGATTTCGTCTCCTCACCCCTTAATAAGAAGCGCGATGCGTATGAGAAAGAGATTCTTCGATATGCAAAGCAGTATGCATTTCCCCTGCTTGGGGTTTGTCGTGGGGCTCAGATGATTGCTTATGAAGGGGGCTCTCTTCTTGAGTTCTGCGAGGGCCATGTGGGGAGACATGAGATTTTTTGGGAAGAGGGCGAAGGCGAGATAATCGGCTCTGAGCACCAGCTTGCCATTAAGGAGTTGGGGGCAGGATTGATTCCTCTAGCACGCTCCTGCGAGGGTTTAGTAGAGGCATTTAGAGGAGAAGAAGCCCCTCTTTTTGGCATGATGTGGCACCCTGAGCGTCAAGACAAAAGGAGCGCAGGAACACTAAAAATGGTGGAGTTATTCAGCCAAGCACTCCAAAAAAGGGATTAG
- a CDS encoding NCS2 family permease: MLEGFFKLKEHQTNVKTEALAGFTTFLTMMYIVPVNAIIMSQTGMPMDALITATALITILSTLLNGVWANTPVAMSVGMGLNAYFTFGLVLGMKIPWENALGIVFLSGILFLVVSFTNFRRWIMESIPHDLRRAISAGIGAFIAFIGLKQMGIIADNPATLVGLGNLADTNVLVGIFGLLVVLALSAWRIKGAFILSVAITSILGWILGIKAMPEAIFSMPASIAPIMFKLNILEVLTLSMLPVILAFMITDMFDSLGTLAGVGYRAGIFREKGSKELEKTLQVDAVATVGGSLLGLSTTTSFLESASGVEEGGRTGLTAIFTAFCFILTLFMLPLFGAIPDNAIYPVLVAVGILMFAELRHVDFSDFSISVAAFAIVLFMPLTYSITNGLAAGLLLYFFMRLIKGEFKELSGGLLFLALISLIPFVFHA; encoded by the coding sequence ATGCTAGAAGGATTCTTCAAGCTCAAGGAGCACCAGACAAACGTCAAAACCGAGGCGCTGGCGGGATTCACCACTTTTTTGACGATGATGTATATCGTGCCAGTGAATGCCATCATTATGAGCCAGACAGGGATGCCCATGGATGCGCTCATTACTGCCACGGCGCTCATCACGATTCTCTCCACGCTCCTTAATGGAGTCTGGGCTAATACGCCTGTGGCAATGAGCGTAGGGATGGGGCTGAATGCCTACTTCACCTTTGGCTTGGTGCTAGGGATGAAGATTCCTTGGGAGAATGCCCTGGGGATTGTTTTCCTCTCAGGGATTCTCTTCCTGGTGGTCTCTTTCACTAACTTTAGGCGCTGGATCATGGAGAGTATTCCTCATGACCTAAGACGCGCTATTAGTGCAGGGATTGGCGCTTTTATCGCTTTTATCGGACTCAAGCAGATGGGAATCATCGCGGATAATCCCGCCACACTCGTGGGACTTGGGAACCTAGCTGATACCAATGTCCTTGTAGGAATCTTTGGGCTTTTGGTGGTTTTGGCTTTGAGCGCTTGGAGAATCAAGGGCGCCTTCATCCTCTCTGTAGCGATCACTTCGATTCTTGGCTGGATTTTAGGAATCAAGGCGATGCCCGAGGCAATCTTCTCTATGCCTGCTTCTATCGCTCCTATTATGTTTAAGCTCAATATTCTTGAGGTACTCACACTCTCCATGCTCCCTGTGATTTTGGCCTTTATGATCACGGATATGTTCGATTCTTTAGGGACGCTTGCGGGTGTGGGCTATCGAGCGGGAATCTTTAGGGAGAAGGGGAGCAAAGAGCTAGAGAAGACGCTACAAGTGGATGCGGTGGCCACGGTGGGCGGAAGTCTCCTTGGGCTCTCCACAACCACGAGCTTTTTAGAGAGCGCCAGCGGAGTTGAGGAGGGAGGCAGAACGGGCTTAACCGCTATTTTCACGGCATTTTGCTTTATCCTCACGCTCTTCATGCTCCCTCTATTTGGAGCGATTCCTGATAATGCGATCTATCCCGTGCTCGTAGCGGTGGGAATCTTGATGTTTGCCGAGCTAAGACATGTCGATTTTAGTGACTTTTCTATCTCGGTGGCAGCGTTTGCGATCGTTCTTTTTATGCCACTCACCTACTCCATCACCAATGGGTTGGCTGCAGGATTGCTGCTCTACTTTTTCATGAGGCTCATCAAGGGAGAGTTCAAAGAGCTAAGCGGGGGGCTGCTCTTTTTGGCGCTCATTAGTCTCATCCCCTTTGTATTCCACGCCTAA
- a CDS encoding EAL domain-containing protein — MLLFPADIEAILTQRHFGCEYQPIIQLSNESILAYEALARFRFKESLVPPDIVFDAAHKDEWLFFALEAAVKSFQLEHRPGNTTLFLNLDPHLCIKRAHINHWEKLFKDEKIVVEIIENTDSSNVELVKNFASLLLNIDIPIALDDIGNPFSLFSFSLLDYAKVMKFDRHWLTLRESDPSYLILMKSFIEFCDHKRILTVLEGVENEDHLQFAQEMGVKAVQGFFYRPKFIKHNC; from the coding sequence ATGCTGCTTTTTCCTGCTGATATCGAAGCGATTCTCACCCAGCGCCACTTTGGATGCGAATACCAACCCATCATTCAGCTCTCCAATGAGAGTATTCTTGCTTACGAGGCTTTGGCGAGGTTTCGCTTCAAAGAGAGTCTTGTGCCCCCCGATATTGTCTTTGATGCCGCTCACAAGGACGAGTGGCTCTTCTTTGCCCTAGAGGCTGCAGTGAAGAGCTTCCAGCTAGAGCATCGCCCTGGGAATACCACCCTCTTTCTCAATCTCGACCCCCACCTTTGCATCAAACGCGCGCACATCAATCACTGGGAAAAGCTCTTCAAAGATGAAAAGATTGTCGTGGAGATTATCGAAAACACCGATTCCTCCAATGTTGAGCTAGTGAAAAACTTCGCCTCACTCCTCCTTAATATCGATATTCCCATCGCCCTAGATGATATAGGGAATCCCTTCTCTCTCTTCTCTTTTTCGCTTCTTGATTACGCCAAGGTGATGAAGTTTGACCGCCACTGGCTCACGCTCAGAGAGAGCGATCCGAGCTATCTTATCCTCATGAAGAGCTTCATCGAGTTTTGCGATCACAAAAGGATTTTGACGGTTTTAGAAGGGGTGGAGAACGAAGACCATCTGCAATTTGCCCAAGAGATGGGAGTGAAGGCGGTACAAGGATTCTTCTATCGCCCCAAATTCATCAAGCATAACTGTTAG
- a CDS encoding anthranilate synthase component II encodes MVLMIDNYDSFTYNIVQYCLELGADLRVIRNDEMSVEAIKALSPQKIILSPGPSTPNEAGVTLEVIEKLKGIVPILGVCLGHQAIGQAFGGEVVRAAHMMHGKTSTIKIVVPTPIFEGLPEEFTATRYHSLIVKKENLPDILEPTAYSTDDGEIMALQVRGYPIYGVQFHPESIMSHYGHEIFKNFLERG; translated from the coding sequence ATGGTATTAATGATCGACAACTACGATTCCTTCACCTACAACATTGTTCAGTATTGCCTAGAATTAGGCGCAGATTTGAGGGTGATTCGTAATGATGAGATGAGCGTAGAAGCCATTAAGGCGCTCTCTCCGCAAAAAATCATCCTCTCCCCTGGACCTTCCACCCCCAATGAGGCGGGGGTGACGCTGGAAGTGATTGAAAAGCTCAAGGGAATCGTCCCGATTCTTGGGGTCTGTTTGGGGCATCAAGCGATTGGTCAAGCCTTTGGCGGGGAGGTGGTGAGGGCTGCTCATATGATGCATGGCAAAACCTCCACGATCAAGATTGTTGTACCTACGCCTATTTTTGAAGGATTGCCCGAAGAGTTTACAGCGACTCGATACCATTCGCTCATTGTCAAAAAGGAGAACCTACCTGATATTTTGGAGCCAACCGCCTACAGCACGGATGATGGCGAAATCATGGCGTTGCAGGTGAGGGGCTATCCTATCTATGGCGTGCAGTTTCACCCTGAATCGATCATGAGCCACTATGGACATGAGATTTTCAAAAATTTCCTTGAGCGGGGATAG
- the mqnE gene encoding aminofutalosine synthase MqnE, with product MNRLHDHERLTQNEGEALYDLDLFTLGREADRRRVKKHGKKVFFNSNRHINPTNICQDICKFCAFSSHRKNPNPYAMSIDEILEIAKESTALGARELHVVSAHNPNYGYQWYGEMFKTIKEALPHIHLKAMTAAEVDFLSRRFEKPYEQVLEDMLLWGVDSMPGGGAEIFDEEVRARLCGGKVSSGRWLEIHGYWHSLGKQSNATMLFGHIENRTHRIDHMLRLRELQDRYGGFNAFIPLLYQKENNFLKVERFPTGQEILKTLAISRILLDNIPHIKAYWATLGLNLAMVAQEFGADDLDGTIQKESIQSAAGSGSGHGVSKEELIFQIKDAGFIPVERDSLYNEIQIYA from the coding sequence ATGAATCGCTTGCATGATCATGAGAGACTCACCCAAAATGAGGGTGAAGCTCTCTATGATCTCGACCTATTCACGCTTGGGCGTGAGGCGGATAGGAGGCGGGTCAAAAAGCATGGCAAAAAGGTCTTTTTTAACTCCAATCGCCACATTAACCCCACCAATATCTGTCAAGATATTTGCAAATTTTGCGCCTTCTCCTCTCACCGCAAAAACCCCAACCCCTATGCCATGAGCATTGATGAGATTCTAGAGATTGCCAAAGAATCGACTGCGCTTGGCGCGCGCGAGCTTCATGTGGTGAGCGCCCATAACCCCAACTATGGCTACCAATGGTATGGGGAGATGTTTAAGACGATCAAAGAGGCGCTCCCCCATATTCATCTCAAGGCCATGACCGCAGCGGAGGTCGATTTTCTCTCTAGGCGTTTTGAGAAACCCTATGAGCAAGTCCTTGAAGATATGCTCTTGTGGGGAGTGGATAGCATGCCAGGAGGAGGGGCGGAGATCTTTGATGAGGAGGTGCGTGCGCGCCTTTGCGGCGGCAAGGTGAGCTCTGGGCGCTGGCTGGAGATTCATGGCTATTGGCACTCTTTGGGCAAACAGAGTAACGCCACGATGCTCTTTGGTCACATCGAGAATCGCACCCATCGAATCGACCATATGCTGCGCCTTCGTGAGCTTCAAGATCGCTATGGCGGCTTTAATGCTTTTATCCCTCTTCTCTATCAAAAAGAGAACAATTTTCTCAAGGTCGAGCGTTTTCCTACGGGTCAGGAGATTCTCAAGACCTTGGCTATCTCTCGAATCTTGCTGGACAATATTCCTCACATTAAGGCCTATTGGGCAACTCTTGGGCTCAATTTGGCGATGGTCGCTCAAGAGTTTGGAGCGGATGATCTTGATGGCACCATCCAAAAAGAGTCTATTCAGAGTGCGGCAGGTTCAGGCAGCGGACATGGCGTGAGCAAAGAGGAGCTTATTTTTCAGATCAAAGACGCGGGTTTTATCCCTGTGGAGCGCGATAGTCTCTACAACGAAATTCAAATTTATGCTTAA